The Candidatus Acidiferrales bacterium genome has a segment encoding these proteins:
- a CDS encoding sulfate/molybdate ABC transporter ATP-binding protein, whose translation MALKIQIEKRMGNFALNVQFSCGDGPLAVLGASGAGKTMTLRCIAGLERPDRGQIILHGSILFDSSKGVDVASRKRRIGFVFQNYALFPHLTVAENVAFGLGNIADSERRVRVGKQLAQMHVEQLAERFPRDLSGGEQQRVALGRALAIEPEALLLDEPLAALDTHLRSQIEAQLIETLGQFRGPALFVTHNVEEAYRMAENFVVLSKGRVAASGPKEEIFRRPPSLEVALLTGLKNFSRARAISPSRVEAIDWNCALDVAEPLAAQAAYVGIRAHHVDFPEAAAGDAAQTNTFPCWLTRASETPFRITLYLRLHAAPGTDESAHHLQAEVFKEKWLRFKDQPQPWHVRLAPESVFLVPE comes from the coding sequence ATGGCGCTGAAAATCCAAATCGAAAAGCGCATGGGGAACTTTGCTCTCAATGTGCAATTTTCCTGCGGCGACGGGCCGCTGGCCGTGCTCGGCGCTTCCGGCGCGGGAAAAACCATGACGTTGCGTTGCATCGCGGGATTGGAGCGACCCGACCGCGGGCAAATCATTCTGCATGGAAGCATACTCTTTGATTCGAGCAAAGGAGTGGATGTTGCGAGCCGGAAGCGGCGCATCGGATTTGTGTTTCAGAATTACGCGCTTTTTCCGCATTTGACGGTCGCGGAAAATGTCGCGTTCGGACTGGGGAACATTGCGGATTCCGAGCGGAGGGTGCGCGTTGGGAAACAGCTTGCACAGATGCACGTCGAGCAGCTTGCGGAGCGATTTCCGCGCGACCTTTCGGGCGGCGAACAGCAGCGCGTGGCGCTCGGACGTGCGCTGGCCATCGAACCCGAGGCGCTCCTGCTGGATGAACCGCTTGCAGCGCTGGACACGCATCTGCGCAGCCAGATCGAAGCGCAGCTCATCGAAACGCTGGGACAGTTTCGCGGGCCGGCGCTTTTCGTGACGCACAATGTGGAAGAGGCTTACCGCATGGCGGAGAATTTTGTGGTGCTTTCGAAGGGCCGTGTGGCCGCGAGCGGACCAAAAGAAGAAATTTTCCGGCGGCCACCGAGTCTGGAAGTTGCGCTGCTCACCGGACTGAAGAATTTTTCGCGAGCACGTGCGATTTCGCCATCGCGCGTCGAAGCGATCGATTGGAATTGCGCGCTGGACGTCGCCGAGCCGCTCGCGGCGCAGGCTGCATATGTGGGGATTCGGGCGCATCATGTGGATTTTCCGGAAGCGGCGGCGGGAGATGCGGCGCAGACGAATACATTTCCCTGCTGGCTGACGCGCGCGAGCGAGACGCCATTCCGCATCACGCTGTATCTGCGATTGCACGCCGCGCCCGGCACTGACGAATCCGCACACCATTTGCAGGCGGAAGTGTTCAAAGAAAAATGGCTGCGCTTCAAGGACCAGCCGCAGCCGTGGCACGTGCGGCTGGCACCGGAGTCCGTTTTTCTGGTACCTGAGTAA
- the modB gene encoding molybdate ABC transporter permease subunit yields MTPDLSPVWISLETSVTATAITLVLGTAVAVWRANRRGAGPAILDGFFLLPLVLPPTVVGFLLLLLFGRNGPIGRLLMHFGETVVFSWPATVIAAAVVSFPLMYLSARAALEQVDPHFLQAARTLGASEWRVFRRVALPLAWPGILAGTILAFGRALGEFGATLMLAGSIPGRTQTIPLAIYFAVESGDNKQAIAWSLIDISISVAMVAGMYYWTHLQNSPRARLARR; encoded by the coding sequence GTGACTCCTGACCTATCGCCGGTGTGGATTTCGCTGGAAACGAGCGTCACGGCGACGGCGATTACGCTTGTCCTGGGAACGGCCGTGGCTGTGTGGCGCGCGAACCGGCGCGGGGCAGGGCCGGCGATTCTCGACGGATTTTTTCTCCTGCCGCTGGTGCTGCCGCCGACGGTGGTTGGTTTTCTTTTGCTGCTGCTCTTCGGGCGGAACGGGCCGATCGGACGCCTGTTGATGCATTTTGGCGAGACGGTCGTATTTTCGTGGCCGGCAACGGTGATCGCGGCGGCAGTGGTTTCGTTTCCGCTAATGTACCTGAGCGCGCGAGCAGCGCTAGAGCAAGTTGATCCGCATTTCTTGCAGGCCGCGCGGACGCTGGGCGCTTCGGAATGGCGCGTTTTTCGCCGTGTGGCGCTGCCTCTGGCATGGCCGGGGATTCTTGCGGGAACGATCCTGGCGTTTGGGCGCGCGCTTGGCGAATTCGGCGCGACGCTGATGCTGGCGGGCAGCATTCCGGGGCGGACGCAGACGATTCCGCTTGCGATTTACTTTGCTGTGGAGTCGGGCGACAACAAGCAGGCGATCGCGTGGTCACTGATCGATATTTCCATTTCGGTGGCGATGGTCGCGGGAATGTATTACTGGACGCATCTGCAAAATTCGCCGCGCGCGCGGCTGGCTCGCCGCTGA
- the modA gene encoding molybdate ABC transporter substrate-binding protein — MKLEGKMRWRLAALGVCALAASCSKSPIHSPNEPVTLTISAAISLKDPLQSIAQTYEQQHPGVRVECNFGGSGTLEQQIEQGAPVDIFISAAEKEMDTLEDKHLVVPGSRRDLLANQLVLIVPASSKFTGGFANLARRTVKSIAMGEPRTVPAGAYAQEVFGHLHLLPGIQSKIVYAKDVREVLAYVETGNADAGMVYATDARISNRVRIAATAPEGSHNPILYPVAALNVSKAPQAARSLLDAIETPESLAIFEKYGFLAPGGAKATN; from the coding sequence ATGAAACTTGAGGGAAAGATGCGCTGGCGGCTCGCGGCGCTCGGCGTTTGCGCGCTGGCGGCGAGTTGCAGCAAGAGTCCAATTCATTCGCCGAATGAGCCGGTGACGCTGACGATTTCGGCGGCGATTAGCCTGAAGGATCCGTTGCAATCGATCGCTCAGACATACGAGCAGCAGCATCCCGGCGTGCGCGTCGAATGCAATTTCGGAGGTTCGGGCACGCTGGAGCAGCAGATCGAGCAGGGCGCGCCGGTAGACATTTTCATTTCTGCAGCCGAGAAAGAGATGGACACGCTTGAAGACAAACATCTGGTTGTCCCCGGTTCGCGACGCGACCTTCTGGCAAATCAGCTTGTGTTAATCGTGCCAGCAAGCTCGAAATTCACTGGAGGATTCGCGAATCTGGCGAGACGAACGGTTAAATCGATTGCGATGGGAGAGCCGCGGACGGTTCCTGCAGGAGCTTACGCGCAGGAAGTTTTCGGGCACTTGCACTTGCTGCCGGGAATTCAATCGAAGATTGTGTACGCCAAGGACGTGCGCGAAGTGCTGGCGTACGTCGAGACGGGAAATGCGGACGCGGGAATGGTCTACGCCACCGATGCGCGGATTTCGAATCGCGTGCGAATCGCTGCGACGGCGCCGGAGGGTTCTCACAATCCGATCCTGTATCCGGTGGCTGCACTGAATGTTTCCAAGGCCCCGCAGGCGGCACGGAGCCTGTTGGATGCCATCGAGACGCCGGAATCCCTAGCCATATTCGAAAAATACGGTTTTCTGGCGCCGGGCGGCGCGAAGGCGACGAATTGA
- a CDS encoding amino acid permease encodes MAPLAKTSTEEILARQSGLRRQLTSRQLSMIALGGAIGTGLFLGSAVSIRLAGPGVILSYAGGALVALALMWALGEMAVAHPVAGSFGVYAEIYVHPWAGYAMRYSYWLAQAVAVGSEVVAASIYCHFWFPRIPGWLWIIAFSAALIYINARSVGNFGSFEYWFALIKVATICMFLALGAALLFGIGFPRIGFANFTAHGGFLPHGWTGVGLGVAMAIFSFIGIEVVAVASGEAKNPEVAVPRALRWTLARLALFYIGGMVVLVGVMPWTQAGLAESPFVRVFQSVGIPAAAAIMNFVVLTAALSSMNTNLYLTSRMLFSLSRGGYAPQWLCKLNSRGSPLIALLVSSIGMAVALVLDLRFQDTAFVYTLGAAFFGGLFVWMMIFLTHLFFRRHFGRLGTSALPARFAPRSAWTSVAGLAALAGVTISTWWIPGMKITLLAGPPWLAFITICYFVSARQRGPETSEVAQKDDSHG; translated from the coding sequence ATGGCGCCACTGGCAAAAACAAGTACAGAAGAAATTCTTGCGCGCCAATCCGGCCTGCGGCGTCAACTCACTTCGCGCCAGCTCTCGATGATTGCTCTCGGCGGCGCGATAGGCACCGGTCTTTTCCTGGGCAGTGCCGTCTCCATTCGTTTGGCCGGCCCGGGAGTCATTTTAAGCTACGCTGGCGGAGCGTTGGTCGCCCTCGCGCTCATGTGGGCGCTCGGAGAAATGGCCGTCGCGCATCCCGTTGCAGGCTCGTTCGGCGTCTACGCGGAGATTTACGTTCATCCCTGGGCTGGCTACGCCATGCGCTATTCCTATTGGCTTGCGCAGGCCGTCGCCGTTGGCAGCGAAGTCGTCGCCGCCTCGATTTATTGCCATTTTTGGTTCCCGCGAATTCCCGGCTGGTTGTGGATCATCGCTTTTTCCGCGGCGCTCATCTACATCAATGCGCGCAGCGTCGGGAATTTCGGCAGCTTCGAATATTGGTTCGCGCTCATCAAGGTCGCGACGATTTGCATGTTTCTCGCCTTGGGAGCCGCGCTTCTTTTCGGCATCGGTTTTCCGCGCATCGGCTTCGCCAACTTCACCGCGCATGGCGGTTTCTTGCCGCACGGCTGGACTGGCGTCGGACTCGGCGTCGCCATGGCCATTTTCAGTTTTATCGGCATCGAAGTCGTTGCTGTCGCCTCGGGAGAAGCGAAAAACCCGGAAGTCGCTGTTCCGCGTGCGCTGCGCTGGACGCTGGCGCGCCTCGCGCTCTTTTACATCGGCGGCATGGTCGTCCTCGTCGGCGTCATGCCTTGGACGCAGGCTGGCCTCGCCGAAAGCCCGTTTGTCCGCGTTTTTCAGAGCGTTGGCATCCCTGCCGCTGCGGCCATCATGAACTTCGTCGTGCTCACCGCCGCGCTTTCCAGCATGAATACAAACCTCTACCTAACCTCTCGCATGCTTTTCTCGCTCTCGCGCGGCGGATACGCTCCGCAGTGGCTCTGCAAACTCAATTCTCGTGGCTCTCCGCTCATCGCGCTTCTTGTCTCCAGCATCGGCATGGCCGTGGCTCTCGTTCTCGATCTCCGCTTTCAGGATACGGCCTTCGTTTACACGCTCGGCGCTGCGTTTTTCGGTGGTCTGTTCGTCTGGATGATGATTTTTCTGACCCATTTGTTTTTTCGAAGGCACTTTGGACGCTTGGGTACGTCCGCGCTGCCAGCTCGCTTCGCACCGCGGTCCGCGTGGACTTCCGTCGCAGGCCTCGCAGCGCTCGCCGGTGTGACGATTTCGACTTGGTGGATTCCCGGCATGAAAATCACGCTGCTCGCCGGCCCCCCGTGGCTTGCCTTCATCACGATATGCTATTTTGTCTCTGCGAGGCAGCGCGGTCCTGAGACAAGCGAAGTCGCGCAAAAGGACGATTCCCATGGATGA
- a CDS encoding aminotransferase class V-fold PLP-dependent enzyme yields the protein MDELLNWRSQFPILETTTYMISNSLGAMPRAVYDRVHDYAESWATRGLRAWEEGWWDMAVSVGDKVGAIIGAGPGEISLHQNVTITQAVISSCFDFSGPRNKVVLVDLEFPSIVYFYMEQRRRGARVEMLKSEDGVHIPLERVLAAIDETTLLVPISYVLFRSATIIDAKAIIERAHKVGAYVILDCFQAAGTVPVNVRDLKTDFAVGGVLKWLCGGPGVAYLYVRPDLRAKFSPSLTGWLAHQRPFDFEIGEIDPREDSYRFLNGTPQIPALYACQPGLEIIHKVGIDRIREKSIRQTERLIAGALQRGWRVNSPRDSAERGGTVSVDCPHAREVKNELIARNVMVDYRPGAGVRLSPHFYNRDDEIDFALAQIEEILATRAWERHLQPA from the coding sequence ATGGATGAACTGCTCAACTGGCGCAGTCAGTTTCCGATTCTCGAGACCACCACCTACATGATCAGCAATTCGCTCGGCGCCATGCCGCGCGCTGTCTACGACCGCGTCCACGATTACGCCGAAAGCTGGGCCACGCGCGGTCTTCGTGCCTGGGAAGAGGGCTGGTGGGACATGGCCGTTTCCGTCGGCGACAAAGTCGGCGCCATCATCGGCGCGGGCCCCGGCGAAATTTCTCTGCACCAGAACGTCACCATCACGCAGGCCGTGATTTCCTCCTGTTTTGATTTTTCCGGACCGCGCAACAAAGTCGTTCTCGTCGATCTGGAATTTCCATCCATCGTTTACTTTTATATGGAACAGCGCCGCCGCGGCGCGCGCGTCGAAATGCTCAAGAGCGAAGACGGAGTCCATATTCCTCTCGAACGCGTCCTCGCCGCCATAGACGAAACAACTCTTCTCGTTCCGATTTCTTATGTGCTTTTCCGCAGCGCCACCATCATCGACGCAAAAGCGATAATCGAACGCGCTCATAAAGTCGGCGCTTACGTGATTCTCGATTGTTTTCAAGCCGCCGGGACCGTGCCCGTCAATGTTCGCGACCTCAAGACCGATTTCGCCGTTGGCGGCGTGCTGAAATGGCTCTGCGGCGGGCCAGGCGTTGCTTATCTTTACGTTCGTCCTGATCTGCGCGCGAAATTCTCGCCTTCGCTGACCGGCTGGCTCGCCCATCAGCGTCCTTTCGATTTTGAAATTGGCGAAATCGACCCGCGCGAGGATTCCTACCGCTTCTTGAACGGCACGCCGCAAATCCCAGCGCTTTACGCCTGCCAGCCGGGACTCGAAATCATCCACAAAGTCGGTATCGATCGCATCCGTGAAAAATCCATTCGCCAGACGGAGCGGCTCATTGCCGGCGCTCTTCAGCGCGGCTGGCGCGTGAATTCGCCGCGCGATTCCGCCGAGCGCGGCGGCACAGTCTCCGTCGATTGTCCGCACGCCAGGGAAGTGAAAAACGAATTGATCGCCCGCAACGTCATGGTCGATTACCGCCCTGGCGCCGGCGTGCGCCTCTCACCTCATTTTTATAATCGCGACGACGAAATCGATTTTGCCCTGGCCCAAATCGAGGAAATCCTCGCAACGCGCGCTTGGGAGCGCCATCTCCAGCCGGCGTGA
- a CDS encoding protein-L-isoaspartate(D-aspartate) O-methyltransferase produces the protein MADVQNAADWESLRMAMVVEQIRKRGIYSPRVLAAMERVPRHLFVPPELAERAYNDEPLSIGERQTISQPYMVAAMTEALELGGNERVLEIGAGSGYQAAILAELAREVITVEARPPLAEAARERLAALGYKNVRVEIGDGTLGWPPGAPFDAILVAAAAPQIPEPLTEQLAEGGRMVIPVGRIDRQMLLRVRKSAGHIVEEKLFPCQFVPLQGRHGWPVATTG, from the coding sequence TTGGCCGACGTTCAGAACGCCGCAGATTGGGAATCGTTGCGCATGGCGATGGTTGTCGAACAGATTCGCAAGCGCGGCATCTATTCGCCGCGCGTTCTCGCCGCCATGGAACGCGTTCCGCGCCATCTGTTCGTTCCGCCCGAACTCGCCGAGCGCGCCTATAATGATGAACCGCTCTCCATCGGCGAGCGTCAAACCATTTCGCAGCCCTACATGGTGGCGGCCATGACCGAAGCGCTGGAACTCGGCGGCAACGAACGCGTCTTGGAAATCGGCGCCGGCTCTGGCTATCAAGCGGCAATCCTCGCCGAGCTCGCGCGTGAAGTCATCACGGTGGAAGCGCGCCCGCCGCTCGCCGAAGCCGCGCGCGAAAGGCTCGCCGCGCTCGGCTACAAAAACGTCCGCGTCGAAATTGGTGATGGCACGCTTGGCTGGCCGCCCGGAGCGCCGTTCGATGCCATTCTTGTTGCCGCCGCCGCGCCGCAAATCCCCGAACCGCTCACCGAACAGCTTGCCGAAGGCGGACGCATGGTGATTCCCGTCGGCCGCATCGACCGCCAAATGCTCTTGCGCGTTCGCAAATCCGCTGGCCACATCGTCGAAGAGAAATTGTTCCCTTGCCAGTTCGTGCCACTGCAAGGCCGGCATGGCTGGCCCGTCGCGACAACCGGATGA
- a CDS encoding dolichyl-phosphate beta-glucosyltransferase, with protein MTPPLALSVVIPAYNEEDRLPLALEHVSQYLRRNHPSSEIIVVNDGSTDATPQIVAEWQQKIPSLRLVSNDRNRGKGYSVRHGMLEARGRVALFTDADLSAPIGEAAKLFAALESADVAIGSRDIDRRLIEVHQSRMRELAGIIFNWIVRLFTGLPFHDTQCGFKAFAMLESRIIFEQQRIEDFGFDPEILFLAHRHGLRTAEVPVRWAHDARTKVHVVRDSLRMLADLFLIRWNAITGRYPKSAK; from the coding sequence ATGACGCCGCCTCTCGCCTTATCGGTCGTCATTCCCGCCTATAACGAAGAGGATCGTCTGCCTCTCGCGCTTGAGCATGTTTCGCAGTATCTCCGTCGCAATCATCCATCTTCCGAAATCATCGTTGTCAACGACGGTTCCACAGATGCCACGCCTCAAATTGTCGCCGAATGGCAGCAGAAAATTCCCAGCCTGCGTTTGGTTTCCAACGATCGGAATCGTGGCAAGGGTTATAGCGTCCGTCACGGAATGCTCGAAGCGCGCGGCCGCGTTGCTTTGTTCACCGACGCGGATCTTTCCGCGCCCATCGGCGAAGCTGCAAAATTATTCGCTGCTCTCGAATCCGCCGACGTCGCCATCGGCTCGCGCGACATCGATCGCCGCCTCATCGAAGTTCACCAGTCTCGCATGCGCGAACTGGCCGGAATTATTTTCAATTGGATTGTGCGCTTGTTTACCGGCCTGCCGTTTCACGATACGCAATGCGGCTTCAAAGCCTTTGCCATGCTCGAGTCGCGAATCATTTTCGAGCAGCAGCGCATCGAGGATTTCGGCTTCGATCCCGAAATTCTTTTTCTCGCGCACCGCCACGGTCTGCGAACCGCCGAGGTCCCGGTTCGCTGGGCGCATGACGCGCGAACGAAAGTCCACGTCGTGCGCGATAGCCTGCGCATGCTCGCGGATCTTTTCTTGATTCGCTGGAACGCGATAACCGGCCGCTATCCCAAATCCGCGAAGTGA
- a CDS encoding DinB family protein: MKRILICAAIAALMPLAANAQSSNPVSDSVKQMVAQHAKAIIAAAEEMPADKYGYKPTPEQLTFGHMVMHLAQSNTFLCSTIAGTKPPEGEKLTETDPKDKLVGALKTSFDYCSGVLDKTDDSKLGEMLPLFRGNVPRARVMITLVADLYDHYSAEAAYLRLNGMLPPTAQPRPKQ; the protein is encoded by the coding sequence ATGAAGCGAATCTTGATTTGCGCCGCGATCGCGGCTTTGATGCCGCTGGCGGCGAACGCGCAATCATCCAATCCGGTTTCGGATTCGGTGAAGCAGATGGTGGCGCAGCACGCCAAGGCCATCATTGCCGCCGCGGAAGAAATGCCGGCGGACAAATACGGCTACAAACCCACGCCGGAGCAACTTACGTTCGGACATATGGTCATGCACCTGGCGCAATCGAACACGTTTTTGTGCTCGACGATTGCGGGCACGAAACCGCCGGAGGGAGAGAAACTCACCGAGACGGATCCCAAAGACAAGCTCGTTGGCGCGCTCAAGACTTCGTTCGATTATTGCAGCGGAGTCCTCGATAAGACCGACGATTCGAAGCTGGGAGAAATGCTGCCGTTGTTCCGGGGCAACGTTCCTCGCGCGCGAGTGATGATCACGCTGGTGGCGGACCTTTACGATCACTACAGCGCGGAAGCAGCGTATTTGCGGTTGAACGGAATGCTGCCGCCGACGGCGCAACCGCGACCGAAACAATAA
- a CDS encoding transcriptional regulator has protein sequence MAGKSAAVRSPQDVKSVRHEWEAVRGRVAEESTRSLDRLIHERTRLGIISALAVNTTLSFNELKKLVGASDGNLSVHARKLEDAGYIACAKSFAGRMPKTEYRLTPSGRKALQHYLDHMEALIRVTREG, from the coding sequence ATGGCGGGTAAATCAGCGGCGGTGCGGTCTCCGCAGGACGTAAAATCCGTGCGTCACGAGTGGGAGGCGGTTCGCGGTCGGGTGGCTGAAGAATCCACTCGTTCGCTCGACCGCCTGATTCACGAGCGCACGCGTCTGGGCATCATCAGCGCACTGGCCGTGAACACGACTCTAAGTTTCAACGAATTGAAGAAGCTCGTCGGCGCCAGCGATGGCAATCTGAGCGTCCACGCGCGAAAGCTCGAAGACGCCGGCTACATCGCTTGCGCCAAGTCGTTCGCCGGGCGCATGCCCAAGACGGAATATCGCCTCACGCCTTCGGGCCGCAAGGCTTTGCAGCATTATCTGGATCATATGGAAGCGTTGATTCGCGTTACGCGGGAAGGATAG
- a CDS encoding di-trans,poly-cis-decaprenylcistransferase: MKKSTLYIVPPQGIHVAIVMDGNGRWAEMRGLPRSAGHRAGVEVVNRIVRTAPRLGIDTLTLFAFSSNNWQRSSDEVGALFGLLESYFFNEARHAAEHGVRISVIGRRDRLPSALVSAIESVEDATAENSGLHLRIAVDYSARDSMLQAACWMVSATEVTQQEFSRRLGDVTHSSDGSPDVDLLIRTGGEQRLSDFMLWECAYAELHFLERMWPDFDAADLETAVRDFHARDRRFGSVPVTVATAAIQ, translated from the coding sequence ATGAAAAAAAGTACTTTGTATATTGTTCCGCCGCAGGGAATTCACGTCGCCATCGTCATGGATGGTAATGGCCGCTGGGCCGAGATGCGCGGCCTGCCGCGCTCGGCCGGGCATCGCGCCGGTGTGGAAGTCGTCAATCGAATTGTCCGGACCGCTCCGCGTCTCGGCATCGATACGCTCACGCTTTTTGCTTTCTCCTCGAACAACTGGCAGCGCTCGTCGGACGAAGTCGGTGCGCTTTTCGGCCTTCTCGAATCCTATTTCTTCAATGAAGCGCGCCATGCTGCGGAGCACGGCGTTCGCATCAGCGTCATTGGCCGCCGCGATCGCTTGCCGAGCGCGCTCGTTTCCGCGATTGAGTCGGTCGAAGATGCCACGGCGGAAAATAGCGGACTCCATCTGCGCATCGCCGTGGATTATTCCGCGCGCGACTCCATGCTCCAGGCCGCTTGCTGGATGGTCTCGGCAACCGAAGTCACCCAGCAGGAATTTTCCCGCCGTCTCGGCGATGTCACGCACTCCTCCGATGGTTCTCCCGACGTGGATCTGCTGATCCGCACGGGCGGTGAGCAGCGCCTCAGCGATTTCATGCTCTGGGAGTGCGCGTATGCCGAGTTGCATTTCCTCGAGCGCATGTGGCCCGATTTCGACGCCGCCGATTTGGAAACCGCCGTCCGCGATTTCCATGCTCGCGACCGCCGCTTTGGCAGCGTTCCGGTGACCGTCGCCACCGCGGCAATCCAATAA
- a CDS encoding NUDIX hydrolase, which translates to MSEEREYPEHPVIAVGGVVIADSRALLIRRGQAPLEGRWSIPGGILELGETISEGIARELLEETGIEAKPTELLEVYEKVFRDASGRAQYHFVILDYLCEFRGGTAQPGGDVTAVAWASEAELSQYELTDAATRVIQKAFAATRVRTKAHGQS; encoded by the coding sequence ATGAGCGAAGAGAGAGAATATCCGGAACATCCGGTAATTGCCGTCGGCGGAGTGGTGATTGCGGATTCGCGGGCGCTGCTGATTCGGCGCGGGCAGGCTCCGCTGGAAGGCCGGTGGTCAATTCCGGGAGGAATTCTGGAACTGGGCGAAACCATTTCCGAAGGGATCGCTCGGGAATTGCTGGAAGAGACAGGAATCGAAGCGAAGCCGACAGAATTATTGGAAGTCTACGAAAAGGTGTTTCGAGATGCGAGCGGGCGCGCGCAATATCACTTCGTGATTCTCGATTATCTGTGCGAATTCCGCGGCGGGACAGCACAGCCTGGCGGAGACGTGACGGCGGTGGCGTGGGCGAGCGAAGCGGAACTATCGCAATACGAACTGACCGACGCGGCAACACGCGTGATTCAGAAGGCGTTCGCGGCGACGCGAGTCCGAACCAAGGCGCACGGCCAGAGCTAG
- a CDS encoding carboxypeptidase-like regulatory domain-containing protein produces MGIASSAVLVLLALMVSAPAARAQDERNASQLRTVHGIVMDKSENPIPSSVVYLRNMSTNAVRTYIPGPDGVYRFTGLDPNVDFQIQAEYKHLKSAKRTISSFDSRRDIEINLIIPLKN; encoded by the coding sequence ATGGGCATAGCGTCTTCCGCAGTTCTTGTTCTGCTCGCCTTGATGGTCAGCGCTCCAGCAGCGCGAGCTCAGGATGAGCGCAACGCTTCTCAATTGCGCACTGTTCATGGCATCGTCATGGACAAGAGCGAAAATCCCATTCCTAGCAGCGTCGTCTATCTCCGCAACATGAGCACCAATGCGGTTCGGACTTATATTCCCGGTCCCGATGGCGTCTATCGTTTCACGGGTCTCGATCCCAACGTTGATTTTCAAATTCAAGCTGAGTACAAACATCTGAAGTCCGCAAAGCGCACCATTTCCAGCTTCGACAGTCGGCGCGACATCGAAATCAATCTCATCATTCCCCTGAAGAATTGA
- a CDS encoding carboxypeptidase regulatory-like domain-containing protein, giving the protein MTKRMLYRFVLLALVLLLAVGAGYSTERVMQKKISVSRALAGQVLVRGTDEPANGVTVELCTSDWKTVLASTKTDEKGHFSLEQPATGKLFYIQVSAPGMDIYELRVRIKKHAAQELTIHLSVAT; this is encoded by the coding sequence ATGACCAAGAGAATGCTATATCGGTTTGTACTGTTGGCGCTGGTTCTCCTCCTCGCTGTAGGAGCTGGGTACTCGACCGAGCGTGTCATGCAAAAAAAAATCTCCGTGAGTCGCGCGCTCGCCGGTCAGGTTCTTGTTCGTGGAACAGACGAACCAGCAAATGGTGTGACAGTTGAACTCTGTACCTCTGACTGGAAGACAGTGCTTGCGTCCACGAAGACTGATGAGAAGGGCCACTTCTCGCTGGAACAACCGGCGACGGGAAAGCTGTTTTACATCCAGGTATCGGCACCGGGCATGGATATCTACGAGCTTCGAGTGCGTATCAAAAAGCACGCCGCGCAGGAGCTGACGATCCATCTCAGCGTCGCGACATGA